One region of Salvia miltiorrhiza cultivar Shanhuang (shh) chromosome 3, IMPLAD_Smil_shh, whole genome shotgun sequence genomic DNA includes:
- the LOC131015943 gene encoding transcription factor bHLH91-like isoform X1 has translation MYQENGGFDESGITHQAEDAFSQTQLPNCNTFSMEEQSYPQNDVAAAVAAASALEMELQHQLEMEQCYTNKSAAEMGNESSNWQEMAGSFNHQNPAADFNQFYGATASMGEAPDLLNIFPLPRCSPSSLLPNFSQKSPAFLASLGLLGDVNDGVVYDPLLPLNLPPQPPLLRELFHSLPHGHGYSGLFTDERDANGGLYQNGDRLYEFNAAEMGAKNRDGIKDAKHFATEKHRRVLLNDKYQALRALVATPTKNDRASIVQDAIVYIEELKRTVSELKGLVEKKRCARERLKRPKMEENGSVESKCVAENGSSLRSSWLHRKSKNTEVDVRIIDDEITVKLVQQKRINCLLFVSKVLDDLQLDLHHVAGGLIGDYYTYLFNSKICEGSIVYASAVANKLIEVVDKQYAAVPPTSSY, from the exons ATGTATCAAGAAAATGGTGGGTTCGATGAAAGCGGCATTACGCATCAAGCCGAGGACGCTTTCTCCCAAACCCAGTTACCAAACTGCAACACCTTCTCAATGGAGGAGCAGTCGTACCCCCAAAACGACGtggccgccgccgtcgccgccgcctcgGCGCTGGAGATGGAGCTGCAGCACCAGCTAGAGATGGAGCAGTGCTACACCAACAAAAGCGCCGCCGAAATGGGCAACGAATCCTCAAACTGGCAAGAGATGGCGGGCAGTTTCAACCACCAAAATCCCGCAGCCGATTTCAACCAATTCTACGGCGCCACAGCTTCCATGGGCGAGGCCCCCGATTTGCTCAACATATTCCCCCTCCCGCGGTGCTCGCCGTCGTCGCTGCTCCCGAATTTCTCGCAGAAATCCCCGGCTTTCTTGGCCTCACTGGGGCTGCTGGGAGACGTCAACGACGGCGTCGTTTACGACCCTCTGCTGCCGTTGAATCTGCCCCCTCAGCCCCCTCTCTTGAGAGAGCTCTTCCATTCTCTGCCGCATGGGCATGGCTACTCAGGGCTCTTCACTGATGAGAGAGATGCAAACGGGGGTTTGTACCAAAACGGTGATAGGCTTTACGAGTTCAACGCAGCAGAGATGGGCGCCAAAAATAGAGATGGAATCAAAGATGCTAAACATTTCGCGACTGAGAAGCATAGGAGAGTGCTGTTGAATGACAAGTATCAAGCGCTCAGAGCCTTGGTTGCTACTCCcactaag AATGACAGAGCGTCGATCGTGCAAGACGCCATCGTATACATCGAGGAGCTGAAGAGGACTGTGAGTGAGCTGAAGGGTTTGGTGGAGAAGAAGAGATGCGCGAGAGAGAGGCTGAAGAGGCCTAAGATGGAGGAAAACGGGAGCGTGGAGTCCAAGTGCGTGGCCGAGAATGGATCATCGCTGCGGAGCTCGTGGCTGCACCGCAAGTCGAAGAACACGGAGGTGGATGTGCGGATCATCGACGACGAGATCACCGTCAAACTGGTGCAGCAGAAGCGGATCAACTGCCTGCTCTTTGTTTCTAAAGTGCTGGATGACTTGCAGCTCGACCTTCACCATGTTGCCGGAGGCCTCATTGGTGATTACTATACTTACCTTTTCAACTCCAAG ATTTGCGAGGGTTCAATTGTGTACGCGAGTGCTGTGGCGAACAAGCTTATCGAAGTTGTGGACAAGCAGTATGCTGCAGTTCCACCAACAAGTAGCTATTAG
- the LOC131015943 gene encoding transcription factor bHLH91-like isoform X2: protein MYQENGGFDESGITHQAEDAFSQTQLPNCNTFSMEEQSYPQNDVAAAVAAASALEMELQHQLEMEQCYTNKSAAEMGNESSNWQEMAGSFNHQNPAADFNQFYGATASMGEAPDLLNIFPLPRCSPSSLLPNFSQKSPAFLASLGLLGDVNDGVVYDPLLPLNLPPQPPLLRELFHSLPHGHGYSGLFTDERDANGGLYQNGDRLYEFNAAEMGAKNRDGIKDAKHFATEKHRRVLLNDKYQALRALVATPTKNDRASIVQDAIVYIEELKRTVSELKGLVEKKRCARERLKRPKMEENGSVESKCVAENGSSLRSSWLHRKSKNTEVDVRIIDDEITVKLVQQKRINCLLFVSKVLDDLQLDLHHVAGGLIDLRGFNCVRECCGEQAYRSCGQAVCCSSTNK from the exons ATGTATCAAGAAAATGGTGGGTTCGATGAAAGCGGCATTACGCATCAAGCCGAGGACGCTTTCTCCCAAACCCAGTTACCAAACTGCAACACCTTCTCAATGGAGGAGCAGTCGTACCCCCAAAACGACGtggccgccgccgtcgccgccgcctcgGCGCTGGAGATGGAGCTGCAGCACCAGCTAGAGATGGAGCAGTGCTACACCAACAAAAGCGCCGCCGAAATGGGCAACGAATCCTCAAACTGGCAAGAGATGGCGGGCAGTTTCAACCACCAAAATCCCGCAGCCGATTTCAACCAATTCTACGGCGCCACAGCTTCCATGGGCGAGGCCCCCGATTTGCTCAACATATTCCCCCTCCCGCGGTGCTCGCCGTCGTCGCTGCTCCCGAATTTCTCGCAGAAATCCCCGGCTTTCTTGGCCTCACTGGGGCTGCTGGGAGACGTCAACGACGGCGTCGTTTACGACCCTCTGCTGCCGTTGAATCTGCCCCCTCAGCCCCCTCTCTTGAGAGAGCTCTTCCATTCTCTGCCGCATGGGCATGGCTACTCAGGGCTCTTCACTGATGAGAGAGATGCAAACGGGGGTTTGTACCAAAACGGTGATAGGCTTTACGAGTTCAACGCAGCAGAGATGGGCGCCAAAAATAGAGATGGAATCAAAGATGCTAAACATTTCGCGACTGAGAAGCATAGGAGAGTGCTGTTGAATGACAAGTATCAAGCGCTCAGAGCCTTGGTTGCTACTCCcactaag AATGACAGAGCGTCGATCGTGCAAGACGCCATCGTATACATCGAGGAGCTGAAGAGGACTGTGAGTGAGCTGAAGGGTTTGGTGGAGAAGAAGAGATGCGCGAGAGAGAGGCTGAAGAGGCCTAAGATGGAGGAAAACGGGAGCGTGGAGTCCAAGTGCGTGGCCGAGAATGGATCATCGCTGCGGAGCTCGTGGCTGCACCGCAAGTCGAAGAACACGGAGGTGGATGTGCGGATCATCGACGACGAGATCACCGTCAAACTGGTGCAGCAGAAGCGGATCAACTGCCTGCTCTTTGTTTCTAAAGTGCTGGATGACTTGCAGCTCGACCTTCACCATGTTGCCGGAGGCCTCATTG ATTTGCGAGGGTTCAATTGTGTACGCGAGTGCTGTGGCGAACAAGCTTATCGAAGTTGTGGACAAGCAGTATGCTGCAGTTCCACCAACAAGTAG